A window from Choristoneura fumiferana chromosome 22, NRCan_CFum_1, whole genome shotgun sequence encodes these proteins:
- the LOC141440168 gene encoding nose resistant to fluoxetine protein 6-like (The sequence of the model RefSeq protein was modified relative to this genomic sequence to represent the inferred CDS: added 94 bases not found in genome assembly), with protein MLLHAVVLFIIGTAFAKDNGGIPQVDNVIDNLSSQQWDADEISCRDKIFNVLNNVKNSTLWATWIWDSNAKSPYGTFVGARFHLGNYDQCLRPPWLSKHPELRTQYCLADVEMSQNPANKNWNLPGPYARAEEYYVEGGTPTGRSFSLMSYGVCLPVGCQTKSTVKYVRALLSGQHLQAAWDADVNIQNCEEAGAPIVRPMGYYVYMYTFAALALIALASTYYISEYPDRAESDTFVNHVVKSFCLRRNWKLVVKEDKEPLPCLHGIKFLTATMIVLLHVALYTNKMSVTNGTDVEKISESLNAGMSIHSDLFVDSFFAVAALLLGKTLSTMDITKPHNLLKNIAKRYIRLFGLFVVIVFYVAHVFLQKDNGPLYHQLAGREQEYCQRNWWLSLLMVGNYINTDTMCYTSTWYIPCDFHFYVITLVLLYIYRKNPKLGKIATAIVVFLGFVGPAINNYLYDLPALIFLNIGLGNDLRVNKNFTKGYIHTHIRMGPYIAGLLVGYLMSQYKPADYKKILSKTTSFLGFLAGLSLIMAVFAAGSLCYQYRVYGVLSGVFRVLHRTIYAIGVLCVIVFCTYGDVPLINNFLSWAPFKALSRLSFGIYVIHPVLLFRIKMAARGHLRYHLPDFLVESFGTVVVSLMASLAVWLLVEAPLVNFTTRYLDTRSQPKTTNGVTKRTEQNETDVENMAKKPKIL; from the exons GTACCGCTTTTGCTAAAGATAATGGTGGAATACCACAAGTGGATAACGTCATTGACAACCTGTCAAGTCAGCAATGGGACGCCGATGAAATTAGCTGTcgagataaaatatttaatgtattaaataatgtcaAGAACTCTACACTGTGGGCTACTTGGA TCTGGGACTCCAATGCAAAATCTCCATATGGCACATTTGTTGGCGCTCGTTTCCACCTCGGTAATTACGACCAATGTCTACGGCCGCCCTGGCTCTCCAAGCATCCTGAACTGAGGACTCAGTACTGCCTCGCTGACGTAGAGATGAGTCAGAATCCTGCCAACAAGAACTGGAATCTGCCTGGTCCTTATGCAAGAGCTGAAGAGTACTACGTAGAA GGTGGTACGCCTACTGGACGCAGTTTTTCCTTAATGTCTTACGGAGTCTGTCTACCTGTGGGATGCCAGACTAAATCGACAGTAAAATACGTGAGAGCATTGCTTAGTGGCCAGCATTTGCAAGCAGCTTGGGATGCTGATGTGAACATCCAGAATTGTGAAGAGGCGGGGGCACCAATTGTGCGTCCGATGGGATATTATGTGTACAT GTACACGTTTGCGGCATTAGCGTTGATCGCATTGGCTTCTACATACTACATAAGTGAATATCCAGACAGAGCTGAATCCGATACCTTTG TAAATCACGTGGTCAAATCGTTCTGTCTCCGTCGCAATTGGAAGTTGGTGGTCAAGGAAGACAAGGAGCCACTGCCTTGCCTGCATGGCATCAAATTTTTGACTGCTACCATGATTGTACTGCTCCATGTCGCTCTCTATACTAACAAGATGTCAGTCACCAATGGCACTGATGTTGAAAAA ATATCCGAGAGCTTAAATGCTGGTATGTCTATTCACTCGGATTTGTTCGTCGATTCATTTTTTGCAGTAGCGGCTCTTCTCTTAGGAAAAACTCTTTCCACAATGGATATAACAAAACCTCATAATTTACTGAAAAACATCGCGAAGCGGTATATAAG ACTGTTCGGGTTGTTCGTAGTGATAGTCTTCTACGTAGCTCACGTGTTTCTCCAGAAAGACAATGGCCCCTTATACCATCAGCTGGCGGGGAGGGAACAGGAATATTGTCAGCGAAATTGGTGGTTATCCCTTCTGATGGTCGGGAACTACATTAATACTGATACCATG TGTTACACTAGCACCTGGTACATCCCCTGTGATTTCCACTTCTACGTCATTACCTTAGTCCTTCTGTATATTTACCGGAAAAATCCCAAGCTTGGGAAAATTGCCACCGCTATTGTGGTATTCCTGGGATTTGTGGGACCAGCTATCAACAATTATTTGTACGATTTGCCTGcacttattttcttaaatatagG ACTGGGTAATGATTTAAGAGTTAACAAAAACTTTACAAAGGGATATATTCACACTCACATTAGAATGGGTCCTTATATTGCGGGACTGCTGGTTGGCTATCTGATGTCTCAGTACAAGCCAGCTGATTATAAGAAAATTTTGTCCAAA ACTACGTCCTTCCTCGGCTTCCTTGCTGGCTTGTCTTTGATCATGGCCGTCTTTGCCGCTGGTAGCTTATGCTACCAGTACCGCGTCTACGGTGTTCTTTCTGGCGTGTTCAGGGTACTTCACAGGACTATCTATGCCATTGGTGTCCTCTGTGTCATTGTCTTTTGCACTTATGGTGATGTTC CCCTCATCAACAACTTCCTCAGCTGGGCGCCCTTTAAAGCCCTCAGCCGCCTCTCTTTCGGCATTTATGTTATCCATCCAGTGCTGCTGTTTAGAATCAAAATGGCCGCCAGGGGACATTTAAGATATCATCTACCtgatttt CTCGTGGAATCCTTCGGCACGGTGGTCGTCTCTCTGATGGCGAGCTTGGCGGTGTGGCTGCTGGTGGAAGCACCACTCGTCAACTTTACCACCCGGTACCTCGACACCAG